A region from the Rufibacter sp. DG15C genome encodes:
- the pyrE gene encoding orotate phosphoribosyltransferase, with translation MPQHTDTAAQIAAYLLETQAVRLRPEQPFQWSSGWNSPIYCDNRVTLSFPHIRSYIKNALAQAIQQRFPEVQAIAGVATAGIAQGALVADLLELPYLYVRPEPKSHGMGNQIEGKLEPGQKIVLIEDLISTGGSSLKAAKAVQAAGGEVIGMAAIFTYGFPQAEQNFTQANIPTLCLSDYNTLVKIAAEHDYISSDSIEALSKWRQAPEVWGK, from the coding sequence ATGCCACAACATACCGACACCGCCGCCCAGATAGCTGCCTATCTCTTAGAAACCCAAGCCGTTCGCCTGCGCCCCGAGCAACCGTTCCAATGGAGCTCCGGGTGGAACTCGCCAATTTACTGCGACAATCGCGTCACGCTCTCCTTTCCGCATATACGCAGCTATATAAAAAATGCCTTGGCGCAAGCCATTCAGCAGCGTTTCCCAGAAGTACAGGCCATTGCCGGCGTTGCTACGGCAGGCATTGCGCAGGGCGCTCTGGTGGCAGACCTTCTGGAGTTGCCGTACTTATACGTACGCCCCGAGCCAAAAAGCCATGGCATGGGCAATCAAATTGAAGGAAAATTAGAGCCCGGCCAAAAAATAGTGCTCATTGAAGACTTGATTTCTACCGGCGGAAGCTCCCTGAAAGCCGCCAAAGCCGTTCAGGCCGCCGGTGGCGAGGTGATTGGCATGGCTGCCATCTTCACCTACGGTTTCCCGCAAGCCGAACAGAATTTTACACAAGCCAACATCCCTACCCTCTGCCTGAGCGACTATAATACCTTGGTGAAAATTGCCGCCGAGCATGACTACATCTCCTCAGATTCCATTGAAGCCCTCTCTAAATGGCGCCAGGCCCCAGAGGTTTGGGGGAAGTAA
- a CDS encoding NUDIX hydrolase, giving the protein MNVFINDIPLIIKKTSEKIFKHQYDLVLDKDDQFTSKDLVGDVLFREVDAVLIDRLVRLMEVKKLKKLDSITLVTDKKKKLIEHLKDQFKIIKAAGGLVVKDGKILMIHRLGVWDLPKGKLDKGEEVQLGALREVEEECNIKVAITGELPNTWHSYAFKGKKILKKTSWFTMQCLDDTLMRPQAEESIEEVRFMSPEEVVALLPEAYTSVEFVIRHYLASMKKAGKE; this is encoded by the coding sequence ATGAATGTCTTTATCAACGACATCCCACTGATTATTAAAAAGACCAGTGAAAAGATCTTTAAGCACCAGTATGACTTGGTGTTAGATAAGGACGATCAATTTACCTCCAAGGACCTGGTGGGTGACGTGCTCTTTAGAGAAGTGGACGCCGTGCTCATTGACCGCCTGGTGCGCCTCATGGAGGTAAAGAAGCTCAAGAAGCTGGACTCCATCACCCTAGTGACGGATAAAAAGAAGAAGCTGATTGAGCACCTCAAGGATCAGTTCAAAATCATCAAAGCCGCAGGTGGCCTGGTGGTGAAGGACGGCAAAATCCTCATGATCCACCGCCTGGGCGTGTGGGATCTGCCAAAGGGCAAGCTGGACAAAGGCGAAGAGGTACAGCTGGGCGCCCTGCGCGAAGTGGAGGAGGAGTGCAACATCAAGGTAGCCATCACCGGTGAATTGCCCAACACCTGGCACTCCTATGCCTTCAAAGGCAAGAAAATCCTGAAGAAGACCAGCTGGTTTACCATGCAGTGCCTGGACGACACGCTTATGCGCCCACAAGCCGAGGAGTCCATAGAAGAAGTGCGTTTTATGAGCCCAGAGGAAGTGGTGGCCTTACTGCCAGAAGCTTATACCTCTGTAGAGTTTGTAATCAGGCATTATTTGGCTTCAATGAAGAAAGCTGGAAAGGAATAA
- a CDS encoding ParA family protein has translation MGKIIAVANQKGGVGKTTSAINLAASLAALEFKTLLVDADPQANATSGIGFDPKDIENSIYECMVDGIDASSIIMTSPIDFLDLIPSHIDLVGAEVEMINLPNREEKMKEVLVPFKDKYDFIIIDCSPSLGLITVNSLTAADSVIIPVQCEYFALEGLGKLLNTIKIIQSRLNPDLEIEGLLLTMYDVRLRLSNQVVEEVKMHFQQMVFDTIIPRNVKLSESPSFGVPAILHDAESKGAISYLNLAKEIVEKNGVAVAQ, from the coding sequence ATGGGAAAAATAATTGCCGTTGCCAACCAGAAAGGCGGAGTAGGAAAAACCACTTCGGCCATTAACCTGGCAGCAAGCTTAGCCGCTTTAGAATTTAAGACCTTGCTGGTAGATGCAGACCCGCAGGCAAATGCCACCTCAGGGATCGGTTTCGACCCGAAGGACATTGAGAACAGCATCTATGAGTGCATGGTAGATGGCATTGACGCCAGCAGCATCATCATGACCTCGCCAATAGATTTCTTGGATTTGATTCCATCACATATAGATCTAGTAGGCGCTGAGGTTGAGATGATTAACCTGCCTAACCGCGAGGAAAAGATGAAGGAAGTGCTGGTGCCGTTCAAGGACAAGTATGACTTCATCATCATTGACTGCTCCCCTTCTCTGGGTCTCATCACGGTGAACTCTTTGACGGCCGCAGATTCAGTGATTATTCCGGTGCAGTGCGAGTACTTCGCATTGGAAGGTCTTGGTAAATTGCTCAACACCATCAAGATCATCCAGTCGCGCCTGAACCCAGACTTGGAGATTGAAGGCTTGTTGTTGACCATGTATGACGTTCGTCTGCGTTTGTCTAACCAAGTGGTAGAAGAAGTAAAGATGCACTTCCAGCAGATGGTGTTTGACACCATCATCCCTAGAAACGTGAAATTGAGTGAATCCCCTTCTTTTGGGGTGCCAGCCATTTTGCATGACGCAGAAAGCAAAGGCGCCATCAGTTACCTGAACCTGGCCAAAGAGATTGTGGAGAAAAACGGCGTGGCCGTGGCCCAATAA
- a CDS encoding metal-dependent hydrolase: MNITYYGQSCFLLEVGGTKVLFDPFISGNPLASEVKLDQIECDYILLSHGHADHVADAEYLLKKTDATLVAIYEIVSWYQNKGIEKVHPMNIGGKVHLPFGTVKMVNAIHSSSLPDGTYAGTAAGFVVEGAEKTFYFAGDTALTLDMKLIGERYKVDFAMLPIGDNFTMDVEDALVAANYVNTKKIIGMHYDTFPYIEIDHVASLELARRQQKELILMEIGQTIEL; encoded by the coding sequence ATGAACATCACCTACTACGGCCAATCCTGTTTCTTGCTAGAGGTAGGCGGCACCAAAGTACTATTTGATCCCTTTATCTCGGGCAATCCGTTGGCTTCTGAGGTTAAGCTGGACCAGATTGAGTGTGATTACATTTTGCTGTCTCATGGGCACGCAGACCATGTGGCAGACGCCGAGTACCTGCTTAAGAAAACAGATGCCACCTTGGTGGCCATCTATGAGATAGTGAGCTGGTACCAGAACAAAGGCATTGAGAAGGTACACCCCATGAACATTGGCGGCAAGGTGCATTTACCGTTTGGCACGGTGAAAATGGTGAACGCCATTCACTCCAGCTCTTTGCCAGATGGGACCTACGCCGGTACCGCCGCAGGTTTTGTTGTAGAAGGCGCTGAGAAGACGTTCTACTTTGCCGGGGACACTGCGCTTACCTTAGACATGAAATTGATTGGCGAGCGCTATAAAGTAGATTTTGCCATGCTGCCAATTGGGGACAACTTCACCATGGACGTGGAAGACGCTCTGGTAGCTGCCAATTACGTGAACACTAAAAAAATAATAGGGATGCATTATGACACCTTCCCTTACATAGAAATTGATCATGTGGCTTCACTGGAACTAGCCAGACGCCAGCAGAAGGAGTTGATATTGATGGAGATTGGTCAAACCATAGAACTGTAA
- the yidC gene encoding membrane protein insertase YidC — protein sequence MDRNQAIGLGLIAVLMLVYSIFFMQEPKPATPAPKKTETSAAAAPSTAPQVNDSLVAAQRVAQLGEFSALATGQNQAITLENQVLRLTLGSQGGTVEQVELKDYKTWNQKALLLFDKESSEQVFAFQTATGRTIRLNDLFFQPSAVKTTTVNNLPAKVITFTAQVAPGQTIEQVYTLVDQSYEVGYQLNFRGMEQMVAQKPIMLTWTDNLKRLEKDVKQNRAHSTVNYYTTEGDFDKISASATENETVKLEEPVKWVANKQNFFTAGIIAQNSFESAEMRVEVLPETDTVGIKTLRSTLGIPVQDALSNKAHFTYYFGPNDHDILENTTEGFDENIELGWGIFKYVNKFLILPAFDFLEDFIGNYGIIIILLVLYIKLILSPLTYKSYISMAKMKVLKPEVDAIKEKHEGDMQKTQAETMQLYSKMGVNPMSGCIPMLLQIPILFAMYNFFPNSIELRQEPFLWAHDLSTYDVFAKLPFTIPFYGNHVSMFTLLMTASTILYTWSNNQVSSVQGPMKFYSYLMPVIFMFVLNSFPAGLSFYYFVSNIVTFGQQALIRRFVDDAKIRQNLEDYQAKNKGKEPKGGFQKKIQDAMKAAAEKEAQRKKTK from the coding sequence ATGGATAGAAATCAAGCAATAGGCTTGGGCCTGATTGCCGTGTTGATGCTGGTGTACAGTATCTTCTTCATGCAGGAGCCGAAGCCGGCCACCCCTGCCCCAAAAAAGACTGAAACATCGGCGGCAGCCGCTCCTTCTACTGCACCTCAAGTAAATGACTCTCTGGTGGCGGCGCAGCGCGTGGCACAGCTAGGCGAATTTAGCGCCTTGGCCACCGGTCAAAACCAAGCCATTACTTTAGAGAACCAGGTGCTACGCCTTACTTTGGGCAGCCAGGGTGGTACAGTGGAGCAGGTGGAGTTAAAAGACTACAAAACCTGGAATCAGAAAGCGTTGTTGCTGTTTGACAAAGAAAGCAGTGAGCAGGTATTTGCTTTCCAGACCGCTACGGGCCGCACCATTCGGTTGAACGACTTGTTCTTCCAGCCTTCTGCCGTTAAAACCACTACCGTCAACAATTTGCCCGCCAAGGTGATTACGTTTACGGCACAGGTAGCGCCGGGCCAGACCATTGAGCAAGTATATACCTTGGTGGACCAGTCATATGAAGTTGGTTACCAGTTGAACTTTAGAGGCATGGAGCAAATGGTGGCCCAAAAACCCATCATGCTCACCTGGACCGACAATCTAAAGCGCCTGGAGAAAGACGTAAAACAGAACCGCGCCCACTCTACTGTTAACTACTACACCACTGAGGGTGACTTTGACAAGATTTCTGCCAGCGCCACTGAGAATGAGACGGTAAAACTTGAGGAGCCTGTGAAATGGGTGGCCAACAAGCAGAACTTCTTCACGGCCGGTATCATTGCCCAGAATTCCTTTGAAAGCGCCGAGATGCGCGTAGAAGTGCTCCCAGAGACTGATACCGTGGGCATTAAGACCCTGCGTTCTACCTTGGGCATTCCAGTGCAAGATGCCTTGTCCAACAAAGCACACTTCACCTACTACTTCGGGCCGAATGACCATGACATCTTAGAGAACACCACTGAGGGCTTTGATGAGAACATTGAGCTAGGCTGGGGTATTTTCAAGTATGTCAACAAATTCCTGATTTTGCCGGCCTTTGACTTCTTAGAGGACTTTATTGGCAACTATGGTATCATCATCATCTTGCTGGTGTTGTACATCAAGCTGATCTTGAGCCCGCTTACTTACAAGTCCTACATCTCTATGGCCAAAATGAAGGTGTTAAAGCCTGAGGTGGACGCCATCAAAGAAAAGCACGAAGGTGATATGCAGAAGACGCAGGCTGAGACCATGCAGCTTTACTCTAAGATGGGTGTGAACCCTATGAGTGGTTGTATTCCCATGCTCTTGCAGATTCCTATCCTGTTTGCCATGTACAATTTCTTCCCTAACTCAATTGAGTTGCGCCAGGAGCCGTTTTTGTGGGCACATGATTTGAGTACGTATGACGTGTTCGCCAAACTACCGTTCACCATCCCGTTCTATGGCAACCACGTGAGTATGTTCACCTTGTTGATGACTGCTTCTACCATTTTGTATACGTGGTCCAACAACCAGGTAAGCTCAGTGCAAGGACCCATGAAGTTCTACTCTTACTTGATGCCAGTTATCTTCATGTTTGTGTTGAACAGCTTCCCAGCTGGTTTGAGCTTCTATTACTTCGTGTCTAACATTGTAACCTTCGGGCAGCAGGCCTTGATCAGACGCTTTGTAGATGATGCCAAGATCCGTCAAAACCTGGAAGATTACCAAGCCAAGAACAAAGGTAAAGAGCCGAAAGGCGGTTTCCAGAAGAAGATCCAAGACGCCATGAAAGCGGCCGCAGAGAAAGAAGCTCAGCGTAAAAAGACTAAATAA
- a CDS encoding ABC transporter ATP-binding protein, whose product MTFLKVTGIGKLDARGTVLQDISFSQQPKQKIAIAGETGAGKSTLLKIIAGLIQPDAGTVHFEGDRVLGPHEKLVPGHEGIAYLSQQYELPAFLRVEQVLKYANVIGDEEARTLYEICQIEHLLARRTDELSGGERQRIALARLLTSSPSLLLLDEPFSNLDKIHKHTLKTVIQDISQELDITCILVSHDPLDTLSWAEQILVLKDGQLVQTGTPEQIYQQPVNEYVAGLFGEYNLLSANQLLELNQGKTQGSSDLPSIVRPEQLVLAAPSKQGLNGTVKEVVYYGSFYEILVHTEGGTLLVKNPEVPFLSGDAVTILSL is encoded by the coding sequence ATGACTTTTTTAAAAGTAACCGGCATAGGCAAACTGGATGCGCGGGGTACGGTGTTGCAGGACATCAGCTTTTCTCAACAGCCCAAGCAGAAGATAGCAATTGCCGGCGAGACGGGTGCGGGCAAGAGCACGCTGCTCAAAATCATAGCAGGGCTCATCCAACCAGACGCTGGCACGGTCCATTTTGAAGGGGACCGTGTGCTGGGCCCTCATGAGAAACTGGTGCCGGGGCATGAGGGTATTGCGTACCTGTCGCAGCAATATGAGTTACCAGCTTTTCTAAGGGTGGAACAAGTACTCAAGTATGCGAATGTGATTGGTGACGAGGAGGCCCGCACGCTGTATGAAATCTGCCAGATTGAGCATTTGCTTGCCCGCCGCACAGATGAGCTCTCGGGTGGGGAGCGTCAACGCATTGCCCTGGCCCGTTTGCTAACCTCCTCTCCTAGCCTGCTGTTACTGGATGAGCCCTTTTCTAACCTGGATAAAATCCACAAGCACACCCTCAAGACCGTCATTCAGGACATAAGCCAGGAACTGGACATTACCTGCATCTTGGTTTCGCATGACCCGCTGGACACGCTTTCTTGGGCTGAACAAATTCTAGTTTTGAAGGATGGTCAATTGGTGCAGACCGGGACGCCAGAGCAAATCTACCAGCAACCGGTAAATGAATACGTGGCTGGCTTATTCGGGGAGTATAACCTGTTGTCAGCCAATCAACTTTTGGAACTGAACCAGGGCAAAACTCAAGGTTCGTCGGACCTTCCATCTATTGTGAGGCCAGAGCAGTTAGTGCTTGCTGCCCCCTCCAAGCAAGGGTTAAACGGCACTGTAAAAGAGGTGGTGTATTACGGCAGCTTCTATGAAATCCTAGTGCATACTGAAGGTGGAACCCTCCTCGTTAAAAATCCAGAAGTGCCTTTTCTATCAGGCGATGCCGTCACCATCCTATCCCTTTGA
- a CDS encoding metallophosphoesterase → MKIGLLSDTHSYLDDRILALLDGCDEIWHAGDFGSVEVSERLAQVAPLRGVYGNIDDANIRHLHPKNLRFDCNGIDVLMTHIGGYPGRYAPEVRAMIQTDPPGLFICGHSHILKVMHDPKHGNLLHLNPGAAGKHGFHKIRTMLRFEVEGSKVQKLQAIELGKRA, encoded by the coding sequence ATGAAAATAGGCCTGCTTTCAGACACGCACAGTTACCTGGATGACCGCATCCTGGCCTTGCTGGACGGTTGTGATGAAATTTGGCACGCTGGCGATTTTGGAAGTGTCGAGGTTTCGGAGCGGTTGGCCCAGGTAGCGCCCTTGCGCGGCGTCTACGGGAACATTGATGATGCAAACATCAGGCACCTGCATCCCAAGAACTTACGCTTTGACTGTAATGGAATAGACGTGCTCATGACCCATATTGGCGGCTATCCGGGAAGGTACGCGCCAGAGGTCAGGGCCATGATCCAAACTGATCCGCCGGGATTGTTTATCTGCGGCCATTCGCACATTCTTAAAGTCATGCATGACCCCAAGCACGGCAACCTGTTGCATTTGAATCCTGGCGCGGCAGGCAAACATGGCTTTCATAAGATCAGGACCATGCTTCGGTTTGAGGTGGAAGGCAGCAAGGTGCAGAAGTTGCAGGCCATTGAGTTGGGCAAGCGGGCATAA
- a CDS encoding DUF4440 domain-containing protein has product MKKELLLLSMLAAAQLGFAQKNEKVPTLVQAERAFAASAVNGTKAAFLAVLDEKSILFRPLPVPGIAATEKGPDGGLLSWHPEYALTATSGDMGFTTGPFEFRKNPEDAKPISTGHFVSVWKKNPQGTWKLMLDIGTQHAPVSPAPLFDFTRAKDLPPSKTKAIQPNALDLLAREKAFGQFVRQHSLQKALEAFMAPEARYYLPGVAPIQGKDAILKHVKKSEELEVSPMAAEVVASQDFGYTYGTQNLQVEGQPVRKFSYARIWQKDKAGTWQIILDITNEVPST; this is encoded by the coding sequence TTGAAAAAAGAACTACTCCTCTTGTCAATGTTAGCTGCCGCTCAATTGGGATTTGCCCAGAAGAATGAAAAAGTACCTACGCTGGTGCAGGCAGAACGCGCGTTTGCGGCCTCAGCGGTGAACGGTACCAAGGCGGCCTTCTTAGCCGTGCTGGATGAAAAGAGCATCTTGTTCAGGCCCTTGCCCGTGCCCGGCATTGCCGCTACAGAAAAAGGTCCGGACGGGGGTTTGCTGTCTTGGCATCCAGAATATGCCTTAACCGCCACCTCAGGCGACATGGGTTTTACCACCGGGCCTTTTGAGTTTAGGAAGAACCCCGAAGACGCAAAGCCCATCTCTACCGGTCATTTTGTGTCTGTCTGGAAGAAGAACCCGCAAGGCACTTGGAAACTGATGCTGGATATAGGCACGCAACACGCACCTGTATCGCCGGCACCTTTGTTTGACTTCACCAGAGCAAAGGACTTACCTCCTTCCAAAACCAAAGCAATTCAACCAAACGCACTGGATTTGTTAGCCAGAGAGAAGGCCTTTGGGCAATTTGTACGTCAGCATTCCTTACAAAAGGCTTTGGAGGCATTTATGGCGCCCGAGGCTAGGTACTATCTGCCGGGAGTAGCTCCCATCCAAGGCAAGGATGCCATTCTTAAACATGTAAAGAAGTCTGAAGAGTTGGAGGTTTCCCCTATGGCTGCAGAGGTGGTCGCCAGCCAGGATTTCGGGTATACGTATGGCACGCAAAACCTCCAGGTAGAAGGCCAGCCGGTAAGAAAATTCAGCTATGCCCGCATTTGGCAAAAAGACAAAGCCGGCACCTGGCAAATCATCCTGGATATTACCAACGAAGTACCCAGCACCTAA
- the coaD gene encoding pantetheine-phosphate adenylyltransferase: MKRIALFPGSFDPFTNGHYDVVQRGCELFDNIIISIGNNSSKSRYFPVEDMVQIIEDVFKDNPKVWVQAYKGLTADFAKEVGAKFLLRGLRNTTDFEYENTIAQANRHVNPELETVFLITSPSLAAINSSIIREIHRFGGNVQDFIPFQLSSLKPNNA; the protein is encoded by the coding sequence ATGAAACGCATTGCCCTCTTCCCTGGCTCATTTGACCCTTTCACCAACGGACATTATGATGTAGTGCAGCGGGGTTGTGAGTTGTTTGACAACATCATCATCTCCATTGGCAACAATAGCAGCAAGAGCCGCTATTTTCCGGTAGAAGACATGGTGCAGATCATTGAGGACGTCTTCAAAGACAACCCGAAGGTGTGGGTACAAGCCTACAAAGGTTTGACGGCAGATTTCGCCAAAGAGGTAGGTGCCAAATTCCTGCTAAGGGGACTAAGAAATACGACGGACTTTGAATATGAAAACACCATTGCGCAGGCCAACCGGCACGTAAACCCAGAACTGGAGACGGTGTTTTTAATCACCTCGCCTAGCCTGGCGGCCATCAATTCTTCTATCATTAGAGAGATTCACCGGTTTGGCGGCAACGTACAGGACTTTATTCCTTTCCAGCTTTCTTCATTGAAGCCAAATAATGCCTGA
- a CDS encoding low specificity L-threonine aldolase yields the protein MNPIDLRSDTVTKPSSGMLQAMFSAPVGDDVYNEDPTVNELQDYCASLFGMEAGLFCPTGTMTNQIAIKMHTQPLSEVICEKTSHIYLYEVGGIAFHSAASVHLVDGVRGKITPQQIAAGINPDNVHYPVTSLVSLENTCNKGGGSYYTLAEIAAIAEVCQQNGIPLHLDGARVFNALAASGDSALEYGKYFDSISVCLSKGLGAPVGSVLLGKRNFIEKAKRVRKALGGGWRQAGYVAAAGLYALQNNLERLQEDHDRARQIAQELALSSYVAEVIPVETNIVIFRLIDEVDMDGYLTYLKDNGVLATSFGPQLIRFVTHLDITEDMMQTLFEVLDGFQA from the coding sequence ATGAACCCCATAGACCTAAGAAGCGACACGGTCACCAAGCCTTCTTCCGGCATGTTACAAGCCATGTTCAGCGCCCCCGTAGGCGATGACGTGTACAATGAAGACCCTACCGTCAACGAACTGCAGGACTACTGCGCCAGCCTGTTTGGCATGGAGGCGGGCCTCTTCTGCCCCACTGGTACCATGACCAACCAGATTGCCATCAAGATGCATACCCAGCCTTTGTCTGAGGTCATCTGCGAGAAAACCAGCCACATCTACCTCTATGAAGTGGGCGGCATTGCCTTTCACTCGGCAGCCTCGGTGCATCTGGTGGACGGCGTACGCGGCAAAATTACACCCCAGCAAATAGCAGCCGGCATTAACCCAGACAACGTGCACTATCCGGTCACTAGTCTGGTTTCTTTAGAGAATACCTGCAACAAAGGCGGCGGTTCTTATTATACACTGGCAGAGATTGCGGCCATTGCTGAGGTTTGTCAGCAAAACGGGATTCCCCTGCACCTAGACGGAGCCCGCGTATTCAATGCCCTTGCCGCTTCTGGTGACAGCGCCTTGGAGTACGGCAAGTACTTTGACTCCATCTCGGTTTGTCTGTCTAAGGGATTAGGCGCGCCAGTCGGGTCAGTGTTGTTGGGCAAAAGAAACTTTATTGAAAAGGCCAAACGCGTGCGAAAGGCTTTAGGTGGCGGCTGGCGCCAGGCGGGGTATGTGGCTGCCGCCGGATTGTATGCCCTACAGAACAACCTTGAGCGCTTACAGGAAGATCATGACCGCGCCAGACAGATAGCCCAGGAACTAGCCCTCTCTAGCTACGTGGCCGAAGTGATTCCCGTGGAGACCAACATCGTCATCTTCCGGCTGATTGATGAGGTAGACATGGACGGGTACCTAACTTACTTGAAAGACAATGGCGTGCTGGCCACCTCCTTTGGGCCGCAGTTGATTCGTTTTGTGACCCACTTGGACATCACCGAGGACATGATGCAGACGCTATTTGAGGTGTTAGACGGTTTTCAGGCCTAG
- a CDS encoding CTP synthase, translating into MASAKYVFVTGGVTSSLGKGIISASLAKLLQARGFRVTIQKFDPYINIDPGTLNPYEHGECFVTEDGAETDLDLGHYERFLDTPTSQANNVTTGRIYNHVITQERQGAYLGKTVQVVPHITDEIKRRMMLLGQSGEFDVVITEIGGCVGDIESLPFIEAVRQLRWDLNPNDSVVIHLTLLPYLKAAGELKTKPTQHSVKALSEAGVQPDILVCRSEYPIPAEMRKKIALFCNVATNSVIESLDAETIYDVPLHMKKEKLDERVMKKLRLSGGHEPNLDSWKEFLGRLKNPTEEVTIALVGKYVELPDAYKSIIESFIHAGAFNECKVHLKTIQSEFISFENVDHHLHGVDGVLVAPGFGERGFEGKIEAIRYVRENNIPFFGICLGMQCASVEFARNVLNLPGANSTEMDLATPHPIIDMMEEQKKITQKGGTMRLGSYACDLKKGSKAFQAYGRAHIQERHRHRYEFNNQYLAAFEEAGMSASGINPDTGLVEVIELQNHPWFVGAQYHPELKSTVLTPHPLFVRFIKAAITYTKNKNK; encoded by the coding sequence ATGGCTTCTGCGAAATACGTTTTTGTTACCGGGGGTGTCACCTCCTCTCTTGGAAAAGGCATCATCTCTGCTTCACTGGCTAAGCTCTTACAGGCCAGAGGATTTAGGGTAACAATCCAAAAATTTGACCCCTACATCAATATTGACCCCGGTACGCTCAACCCCTATGAGCACGGTGAATGCTTTGTCACCGAAGACGGCGCCGAAACCGACTTGGACCTGGGCCACTACGAGCGTTTCTTAGACACGCCCACCTCGCAAGCCAACAACGTTACCACGGGCCGCATCTACAACCACGTCATCACGCAAGAGCGCCAAGGTGCTTATTTAGGCAAGACGGTGCAAGTAGTACCCCATATCACAGATGAAATCAAGCGCCGCATGATGCTGTTAGGGCAGTCTGGGGAATTTGACGTGGTCATTACGGAGATTGGTGGTTGCGTAGGTGATATTGAGTCTTTGCCCTTCATTGAGGCCGTGCGCCAGTTGCGCTGGGACTTGAACCCGAATGACTCAGTTGTGATTCATTTGACTTTGTTGCCATATTTGAAAGCAGCTGGTGAGTTGAAGACAAAGCCTACCCAGCACTCAGTAAAGGCCCTTTCTGAGGCTGGCGTACAGCCAGACATCTTGGTGTGTCGCTCTGAGTACCCTATCCCGGCAGAGATGCGCAAGAAGATTGCCCTTTTCTGTAACGTGGCCACCAATTCAGTCATTGAGTCTCTAGATGCTGAAACCATCTATGATGTGCCTTTGCACATGAAAAAGGAGAAGCTGGATGAGCGCGTGATGAAGAAACTTCGTCTTTCTGGCGGTCATGAGCCCAACCTGGACTCTTGGAAAGAATTCCTGGGCCGACTTAAAAACCCTACTGAAGAAGTGACCATTGCCTTGGTTGGTAAATACGTGGAGTTGCCGGATGCTTACAAATCCATCATTGAGTCGTTCATCCATGCGGGTGCGTTCAATGAATGTAAGGTGCATTTGAAAACCATCCAGTCTGAATTTATCTCTTTTGAGAATGTAGACCATCATTTGCACGGCGTTGACGGCGTGTTGGTGGCCCCCGGCTTTGGCGAACGTGGTTTTGAAGGAAAGATTGAGGCTATTAGATACGTGCGGGAGAACAATATTCCTTTCTTCGGGATTTGTTTGGGCATGCAATGTGCGTCTGTAGAGTTTGCCCGCAACGTGCTTAACCTGCCAGGCGCCAACTCCACAGAAATGGACTTGGCCACGCCGCATCCCATCATTGACATGATGGAAGAGCAGAAAAAAATAACCCAGAAAGGCGGCACCATGCGCCTGGGTTCTTACGCCTGTGACCTCAAGAAAGGCTCTAAAGCGTTCCAAGCCTACGGCCGTGCGCACATTCAAGAGCGTCATAGACATCGTTATGAGTTCAATAATCAGTATCTTGCCGCGTTTGAAGAGGCGGGCATGTCTGCTTCGGGCATAAACCCAGATACAGGATTAGTGGAAGTCATTGAATTACAGAACCATCCGTGGTTTGTGGGTGCCCAGTACCACCCAGAACTGAAAAGCACGGTGCTTACCCCGCATCCTTTGTTTGTGCGCTTTATCAAAGCCGCTATCACCTACACAAAAAACAAAAACAAATAA